The Collibacillus ludicampi region CTCCGATGGTTACGCTGATTCGTCCGATCTCCTTTTTCGTTAATCCCTGCATGCCAAGTCCGAGACAGAGGGAGAAAGCATCCGTGCCAAGCGCGATCGCAATCAACATGAGGGTGAGCATTTCTCCTGTTAGTTGTTCAACCATTTGCCCGTTCACATCCCGTAGTGATAGTCTGTCCCTAGCCAATGTATGCGTATCCGGGAGTTTCCATACCATGAGGGGCCGATGAAAAAATAACCGCTTCCTAACCGACCACGAGTACGTTCCATTTTATTCGGAACACGCAAAGCGTCTATCTTTTCGTGGAGAGATTCCATGAAAAAAGAGGCCCTGCAAGAGCCTCCCTGCGTTACAGTTGTATGAGAATCACGAGCTTTTCCCCGCGGCGAATGACGCCTTTAAAGTACTTGTTATCCGTTTCATATGATTGGATGTCCTCATCATCACAGTCGATCACATCATGCGCCTCGTCTACCAGATACGCTTTATCGTCCACGATCAACAAGCGATTAAGCGGAGTCAGTTCTTTCGCCGGCGCCCCGAGCATCGTCCGCAGATCCATCACGGTGATCACGACGCCGCGCAGGTTCATGACTCCAAGGACGTGCTGCGGAGAAAGGGGGACCGGACGAATCGG contains the following coding sequences:
- a CDS encoding chemotaxis protein CheW produces the protein MKLVLFEVGNETYALPIEKVRSIETVQPIRPVPLSPQHVLGVMNLRGVVITVMDLRTMLGAPAKELTPLNRLLIVDDKAYLVDEAHDVIDCDDEDIQSYETDNKYFKGVIRRGEKLVILIQL